A window from Athalia rosae chromosome 5, iyAthRosa1.1, whole genome shotgun sequence encodes these proteins:
- the LOC105684022 gene encoding KAT8 regulatory NSL complex subunit 2 isoform X1 encodes MFRVPNAATTSTKLGAGKSSSDSKSCLYASYECKQPTLEGYAYCAKHILEDSTAPYKQCSFVHNTNGRKCQNPALKGERRDLTYCPEHARRAQLARIKSTSRHLPPETPETLLLNLSHYVKPTDSSAEDTEEDEGKFKVLDPFVEIDAYRINASGCDILDYASSSDSDVEPMAVSDTLRASFLDESEDESLQSSQEDPLNINFLRHAGIFTAEEVIYIAREKLIRLQSLYIDQFRRLQYIFREKRRKYLQSIKKEKETSCSIHDQPRETAKEKKIYQKLKALNRYHRRSGVEAILYKKSLERRAQVTDGPAQKPPNVTKCIFTEGGVKCGDRTLPAARHCRKHILKDQHQVLFKACGAIRADIECHEPVPVVFDSFCVFHMNLPPPLKLEAMAFEEVKREVVKEAPALDNQSMEIDVVGETQEIDPDDDMAGLMREMNDVAGKKITFNECVNSEASTDTAFSLTAQLSDKDELILI; translated from the exons ATGTTTCGCGTTCCAAACGCAGCTACTACGTCGACAAAATTAGGGGCTGGAAAAAGTTCCTCTGATAGTAAAAGCTGTCTCTATGCTTCATACGAATGCAAACAGCCAACACTCGAAGGCTATGCTTACTGTGCTAAACATATTTTAGAAGATAGCACAGCTCCATACAAGCAATGTAGTTTTGTCCATAACacaaatggaagaaaatgcCAAAACCCGGCACTGAAAGGAGAACGAAGGGACCTTAC GTACTGCCCAGAGCACGCACGAAGAGCTCAGTTGGCCAGGATAAAATCCACATCCAGACATTTGCCACCTGAAACACCGGAAACTTTACTTTTAAATCTCAGTCACTATGTAAAGCCTACCGATTCCAGTGCAGAGGATACCGAGGAAGATgaaggaaaattcaaagtcCTGGATCCTTTTG TTGAAATTGACGCCTACAGAATAAACGCTAGCGGTTGCGATATCCTGGACTATGCCAGCTCGTCCGATAGTGACGTGGAACCTATGGCTGTCAGCGACACTCTTCGTGCGTCATTTTTAGATGAGAGTGAAGATGAAAGTCTCCAGAGTTCACAGGAAGATCCGCTTAA tattaattttttaaggCACGCTGGGATATTTACCGCCGAGGAAGTGATCTACATCGCGAGGGAAAAACTAATCAGGCTACAATCCCTCTACATAGATCAGTTTCGAAGGCTTCAGTATATATTCAGAGAAAAACGTCGCAAGTACCTCCAGTCaattaaaaaggaaaaagaaacgtcaT gtAGCATTCACGATCAGCCCAGGGAAACCGccaaggagaagaaaatctaCCAAAAGTTGAAAGCCCTGAACCGTTACCACAGGCGGAGTGGCGTCGAGGCTATTTTGTACAAGAAATCACTGGAAAGACGAGCCCAAGTGACGGACGGCCCGGCGCAGAAGCCTCCTAATGTTACAAAATGTATTTTCACTGAAGGCGGAGTGAAGTGCGGTGACAGAACTTTACCAGCAGCAAGGCACTGCAGAAAGCATATATTAAAG GACCAGCATCAAGTGTTATTCAAAGCTTGCGGGGCCATTAGAGCCGACATAGAATGCCACGAGCCTGTGCCCGTAGTATTCGATTCGTTTTGCGTTTTTCATATGAATCTTCCACCACCGTTGAAACTGGAAGCCATGGCG TTCGAGGAAGTGAAACGCGAAGTCGTAAAGGAGGCTCCGGCGTTGGATAACCAGTCGATGGAGATAGACGTTGTCGGTGAGACGCAGGAAATTGATCCCGACGATGACATGGCTGGGTTAATGAGGGAGATGAACGACgttgcaggaaaaaaaataactttcaaCGAGTGCGTTAATAGCGAAGCCAGTACGGACACCGCCTTCAGTTTAACAGCTCAGTTGAGTGATAAAGACGAACTAATTCTGATTTGA
- the LOC105684022 gene encoding KAT8 regulatory NSL complex subunit 2 isoform X2 — translation MFRVPNAATTSTKLGAGKSSSDSKSCLYASYECKQPTLEGYAYCAKHILEDSTAPYKQCSFVHNTNGRKCQNPALKGERRDLTYCPEHARRAQLARIKSTSRHLPPETPETLLLNLSHYVKPTDSSAEDTEEDEGKFKVLDPFVEIDAYRINASGCDILDYASSSDSDVEPMAVSDTLRASFLDESEDESLQSSQEDPLKHAGIFTAEEVIYIAREKLIRLQSLYIDQFRRLQYIFREKRRKYLQSIKKEKETSCSIHDQPRETAKEKKIYQKLKALNRYHRRSGVEAILYKKSLERRAQVTDGPAQKPPNVTKCIFTEGGVKCGDRTLPAARHCRKHILKDQHQVLFKACGAIRADIECHEPVPVVFDSFCVFHMNLPPPLKLEAMAFEEVKREVVKEAPALDNQSMEIDVVGETQEIDPDDDMAGLMREMNDVAGKKITFNECVNSEASTDTAFSLTAQLSDKDELILI, via the exons ATGTTTCGCGTTCCAAACGCAGCTACTACGTCGACAAAATTAGGGGCTGGAAAAAGTTCCTCTGATAGTAAAAGCTGTCTCTATGCTTCATACGAATGCAAACAGCCAACACTCGAAGGCTATGCTTACTGTGCTAAACATATTTTAGAAGATAGCACAGCTCCATACAAGCAATGTAGTTTTGTCCATAACacaaatggaagaaaatgcCAAAACCCGGCACTGAAAGGAGAACGAAGGGACCTTAC GTACTGCCCAGAGCACGCACGAAGAGCTCAGTTGGCCAGGATAAAATCCACATCCAGACATTTGCCACCTGAAACACCGGAAACTTTACTTTTAAATCTCAGTCACTATGTAAAGCCTACCGATTCCAGTGCAGAGGATACCGAGGAAGATgaaggaaaattcaaagtcCTGGATCCTTTTG TTGAAATTGACGCCTACAGAATAAACGCTAGCGGTTGCGATATCCTGGACTATGCCAGCTCGTCCGATAGTGACGTGGAACCTATGGCTGTCAGCGACACTCTTCGTGCGTCATTTTTAGATGAGAGTGAAGATGAAAGTCTCCAGAGTTCACAGGAAGATCCGCTTAA gCACGCTGGGATATTTACCGCCGAGGAAGTGATCTACATCGCGAGGGAAAAACTAATCAGGCTACAATCCCTCTACATAGATCAGTTTCGAAGGCTTCAGTATATATTCAGAGAAAAACGTCGCAAGTACCTCCAGTCaattaaaaaggaaaaagaaacgtcaT gtAGCATTCACGATCAGCCCAGGGAAACCGccaaggagaagaaaatctaCCAAAAGTTGAAAGCCCTGAACCGTTACCACAGGCGGAGTGGCGTCGAGGCTATTTTGTACAAGAAATCACTGGAAAGACGAGCCCAAGTGACGGACGGCCCGGCGCAGAAGCCTCCTAATGTTACAAAATGTATTTTCACTGAAGGCGGAGTGAAGTGCGGTGACAGAACTTTACCAGCAGCAAGGCACTGCAGAAAGCATATATTAAAG GACCAGCATCAAGTGTTATTCAAAGCTTGCGGGGCCATTAGAGCCGACATAGAATGCCACGAGCCTGTGCCCGTAGTATTCGATTCGTTTTGCGTTTTTCATATGAATCTTCCACCACCGTTGAAACTGGAAGCCATGGCG TTCGAGGAAGTGAAACGCGAAGTCGTAAAGGAGGCTCCGGCGTTGGATAACCAGTCGATGGAGATAGACGTTGTCGGTGAGACGCAGGAAATTGATCCCGACGATGACATGGCTGGGTTAATGAGGGAGATGAACGACgttgcaggaaaaaaaataactttcaaCGAGTGCGTTAATAGCGAAGCCAGTACGGACACCGCCTTCAGTTTAACAGCTCAGTTGAGTGATAAAGACGAACTAATTCTGATTTGA
- the LOC105684050 gene encoding zinc transporter foi: MSQHFVTVCVVCVLCAAHAPCHAHDDVQGSRLSLIEDSPNLQESPRPDSRLQPLKNQIGSKEIVRIKDTGEKLDLMTLDTENVKERLRKKRDSEVRQSDFTRRIFEAYGNGDSITLEGFERLLDKLGLLEHLATLDERENDHIFGREEKTSGVDNIKNLNQTTGSSGLKDGSVSAKTKQKCVGSRELLATYSQDPTYLSEVENSTTLPAWLFERVCPALVYQLANSDRSGCIQVPDNWKPSDAPSVVEEISSNPIQVWIYSSISILIISLCGLLGVVVIPVMNKTYYHQLIQFLVALAVGTLCGDALIHLLPHAMMSSSGHSHSHEHQTGHEHHFHSSESDHDLNMWKGLVAMMGLVLFFFTEKALTMVAEWRKSRQRRNKLPLRVKVMRETDTAGSNTAGDKHCKHKYSSYPYCYGEITTETQDNHHNRHHNNHQRAAGTEEEKPLTSNSNAVCKSTDADAGKKTDENWKMEETIINHSKKSEDNVDPAVNEAESYTVIIREHETKHHGHTHSHGHVHSAPESMSSVAWMVVMGDGLHNFTDGMAIGAAFAANIAGGFSTAIAVLCHELPHELGDFAVLLKAGMSAKQAVFYNLLSSVLCLFGMIFGILLGATPAATSWIFAAAAGMFIYIALVDMIPELTSSHSAEGGSQWQCILQALGLAAGLGIMLIIALYEHDLKHIFSN, encoded by the exons ATGTCACAACACTTTGTCACCGTTTGTGTAGTATGCGTTCTATGCGCTGCACATGCACCATGTCATGCCCACGATGATGTTCAGGGATCTCGACTTTCTCTGATAGAAGATTCTCCTAATCTACAGGAATCCCCAAGACCCGATAGTCGCCTTCAgccattaaaaaatcaaatcggaTCTAAAGAAATAGTTAGGATAAAAGATACTGGAGAGAAATTGGATCTGATGACATTAGATACCGAAAATGTAAAGGAGAgactcagaaaaaaaagagattctGAAGTGCGTCAATCAGACTTCACAAGAAGAATTTTTGAGGCATATGGGAATGGAGACAGTATCACCTTAGAGGGATTTGAAAGGCTGCTGGATAAACTTGGACTATTAGAACACCTAGCTACCCTtgacgagagagaaaatgatcaCATCTTtggtagagaagaaaagacCTCTGGTGTTG ATAATATTAAAAACTTGAATCAAACTACAGGGAGTAGTGGGCTGAAGGATGGAAGCGTTAGTGCGAAAACTAAGCAAAAg TGCGTTGGGAGCAGAGAATTGCTCGCAACATATTCTCAGGACCCTACGTACTTGTCAGAGGTTGAAAACAGCACAACCTTACCAGCCTGGCTGTTCGAGAGAGTGTGTCCTGCACTAGTTTATCAATTAGCTAATTCCGATAGGAGTGGATGTATCCAAGTTCCAGACAACTGGAAACCCTCTGACGCCCCATCTGTGGTTGAAGAAATCTCGAGCAATCCAATTCAAG TTTGGATCTATTCCTCTATCAGCATTTTAATTATAAGTCTCTGCGGGCTGCTCGGAGTTGTCGTTATTCCGGTGATGAATAAAACCTACTACCACCAGCTGATACAATTTCTGGTCGCTCTAGCTGTTGGGACCCTGTGTGGCGATGCGCTCATACATCTGCTGCCCCAT GCCATGATGTCGTCGTCGGGCCACTCTCATTCACACGAGCACCAGACCGGACACGAACATCATTTTCACAGCAGCGAATCCGATCATGACCTGAACATGTGGAAAGGTCTAGTTGCTATGATGGGGTTggtcttgttcttttttaccGAAAAGGCATTGACGATGGTCGCCGAATGGCGAAAATCGCGACAACGACGAAACAAG ttacCCCTGAGAGTAAAGGTCATGCGTGAGACAGATACTGCGGGCAGTAACACTGCTGGGGACAAACACTGCAAGCACAAATATTCCTCATATCCGTACTGCTACGGGGAAATCACTACAGAGACTCAAG ATAATCACCACAATCGTCATCACAATAATCATCAAAGAGCAGCTGGTACGGAGGAAGAAAAGCCACTAACATCGAACAGCAACGCTGTCTGTAAATCGACCGACGCAGATGCAGGAAAGAAGACggatgaaaattggaaaatggaGGAGACGATAATCAACCATtccaaaaaaagtgaagacaATGTCGATCCGGCGGTAAACGAGGCGGAAAGTTACACAGTAATAATTCGCGAACATGAAACAAAACATCATGGACACACGCATTCGCATG GTCACGTACATTCGGCTCCCGAATCGATGTCGAGTGTCGCGTGGATGGTTGTCATGGGGGACGGGCTGCACAATTTCACAGACGGCATGGCCATAGGTGCGGCCTTCGCCGCTAACATTGCCGGAGGTTTTTCGACCGCCATAGCGGTTCTCTGTCACGAACTACCTCATGAATTGG GGGACTTTGCGGTCCTGCTAAAAGCTGGTATGAGTGCGAAGCAAGCGGTTTTTTACAATCTTTTGTCTTCCGTCTTGTGCCTCTTCGGAATGATCTTTGGTATTCTGTTGGGCGCCACACCTGCTGCTACGAGCTGGATTTTCGCAGCAGCTGCCGGCATGTTCATATACATTGCTCTGGTAGACATG ATACCCGAACTGACTTCGAGCCACTCTGCCGAAGGAGGTTCGCAGTGGCAATGCATCCTACAAGCTCTCGGACTCGCTGCGGGGCTTGGCATTATGCTGATAATTGCTCTCTACGAGCATGACTTGAAACATATATTTAGTAATTAG